The following are encoded together in the Pleurocapsa sp. FMAR1 genome:
- a CDS encoding small RNA NsiR4-regulated ssr1528 family protein, with translation MTDTKGADAVDKAIAQGKDLDGSPIPEHKLSLYNKVMGFEAGRQRSGVTNTMRSRIVRIGAKHLSQAELNQMLLDAEFPPLKDKEIAFYYGGK, from the coding sequence ATGACAGATACAAAAGGTGCAGACGCGGTAGACAAGGCGATCGCCCAAGGCAAAGATCTAGATGGTTCTCCCATTCCTGAGCATAAATTGTCACTATATAACAAGGTAATGGGATTTGAAGCAGGAAGACAAAGAAGCGGAGTTACTAATACCATGCGATCGCGCATCGTCAGAATAGGTGCAAAGCATCTTTCCCAAGCTGAACTAAATCAGATGTTATTAGATGCAGAGTTTCCGCCTTTAAAAGACAAGGAAATTGCTTTTTATTACGGTGGAAAGTAG